In the Solirubrobacterales bacterium genome, GAAACTGTTCCGGACCGGGGTGGAGATGGCCGAACTCGGGATTCCGGTCGAGGTGGCGCTCGACGCGTTGGAGGCGCTGAAGGAACGCTCGACCGCGGTGGCGGAGGTCTTCATCGAGGTGTTCAACCGGGAGATCTGGGAGCCGTTCGACCGGGCCGGGCGGCCGCGGGAGGAGTGGCCCCGGGTGCGGGGAGCGCTTCAGAGCATGCGCCCACTCGCCTCGGACGCCTTCATCGCCTCGTTCCAGTTCGCGATGGAGGAGGTCTCGGAACGGGCGATATCGAAGGCGATCCGCCGCGAGCTGGCGGCCGAGAGCCTGGCCGCCCGCCCGGATCCGGAAACCCCCCGATAGCCGCCGATCCGAGGGCCTTTCGGTCGGCGGCCTCCCGCCGTCCGGAGCGGTCCGCCGGATTCCGGAAACGGCCGGTAACGCAAACGCGAATATCTCCGGTACATCAAATACCGAAACATCCGTGTACTCTGTTGGTTGTAACCAGGGACAGGAGCCACGGACGGAACGCAGGGGGACCCCCCGGGCGTCCCGCGAAAGTGGCTCGCCAGTTGAAATTGCCACGGCGATCACCGGACGGAGATCGCCCGGGGTACGGGCCGTTCGACGGGACGTCCCGAAATGAGACCAGTCGGGAGACAGAGGGTGATCACAGCCACCGAGCGGGACGTAACTGAGCGGACATCGGACCGGGAGATCGTGCGAAAGGCCGTGCTGCTCGCCGTGTTGGTGCTGTCCGCGGTGGCCTTCCTTGCCACCAGTGGTGCAGGTCGCGCCGAGGCTGCCGCCCCGGTGATCATGAACACCGCCAACGCCCCCGGCCCTTCCGGGATGTCCTTCGGCAAGAACTGGCTGGAGAACTGGACCCCATCCGACGGTTTCCGCCAGGTTCGCGTGACCCTGACCGTCAAGCATGATCCCGGCCGCCGGGTCACCGGGCTGCGGATCGACGACGACTACAACGGCAACGACGACACCGGCTCGGCCACCCTGCGGGCGGTCACCCCGCAGCAGCCGACGGTCGCCGGTGGCTTCGACTACAGCCGGGTCACCCTCACCTTTGACGTGTCGAACAGCAACACCGGCCTGACCTGCCCCGGGCTCTTCGGCGGCGACGGTGTCAGGTCGAGAACCCTCACCCTCCGGATCCGGGCCCAGCTTGACGACGGCACCCAGACCGCGACCAGCAACTCGGACATGCGCCTGATCCGCGCCGACTGCAGCGGCAAGGACGACCTCCCGCGGATCACCGCCCGTTCGCAGGATCAGACCTCGATCAACGTCGGCCAGAGCGTCAACTTCACCTTCACCGCCGACGACTCCGATGCGGCCCTGACCACCTGGCAGGAGTTCGGCGGCGTGATCAACTGGCGGATGCGACGGCTCAGTGACAACACGGTCACCGCGGAACAGAGCTGGGGAACCTGCCAGAACTCGGACAACGCCTCGAAAACCATGCCGGTCACCTTCAACCGGCGGGGCACCTGGGTGGTCGAAGCCAAGCTGCGAAACGTCAACAACAGCTGTGGCGACCCCGCCCCGGGGGACGCCGGCTACTACATGCTCGGCACGGTCGACGTCAACTCGCCCGCATCCGCCGGCCCGAACGTGACCCTAAACGCGACCCGCCCGCAGCTGAACGGCAACACGACGCTTTCCGCGACCTTCAGTGACGCCACCGCCGACCAGGGCGAAGGCGGCCGGGGACAGTTCCTCGAGTGGGACCTCGACGAGAACGCCGGTAACGGGGTGGGTGGTTTCGAGGCCACCAACCTCGGTGACTGGCTGACCGGGCTCACCTCGCCGTTCAACCGCAACCTGAACACGACCGGTTTCTCCCCCGGGCTCCACTCCGTCCGGGTCCGGGTCACCGACAACGGGGCGATGAGCGCGGCCGACAACATCCGGCGGCAGAAGATCGCCACCACCCAGTTCCTGGTCGACACCCCGCCGGTGGCACTGCCGGACAGCAAACAGACGGAGACCGGAAGCCCGGTGAGCATGGCCCTGGCCGGCACCGACGTCGACGGCGATTCGCTCACCTACTCGATCTCGACCCCGCCCGCCCACGGTTCGATCAGCGGCAGCGGCGCCAGCCGCACCTACACCCCCGACCCGGGCTACGCCGGACTGGACTCGTTCGTGTTCGAGGCGAACGACGGCTATGGCGGCACCGGGACCGCAACCGTCAACCTGCGGGTCGACCCGGATCTCGATCCCTTCACCGGTCCGAGCGGCACCGTCGACTCCCGTGGCGGCCAGATCGAGTTCGGGTCTCACGCCACCGATCCGGTCGGCGCCACCTTCGAGTGCCAGCTCGACAGCGGCAGCTGGGATCCCTGCACGTCGCCCTTCAGCGTCACCGACCTGCCGGACGGCAGCCACACCCTGCGGACCCGGGTGACCGCCAACGGCCTGACCAACCCGGCCGTGGGAGAAGCATCCTGGACCGTGGACGCGTTCCCCAAGGTCACGATCGACGACCAGCCGGATGCGCTCACCGACCAGACCAGCGCCGCGGTGGACTTCACCCTGAGCGAGGATGGTGCCACCCCCACACCGACCTCGGAGTGCCGGATCGACAGTCTCGACTGGGTGCCTTGCGGAAGCGGAGAGAGCTGGGAAGACCTCGACGACGGTGTTCACACGATCGAGATCCGCGCGACCGACGCCTTCGGCAAGCAGTTCGTCCGGTCGGTCAGCTGGACCGTCCTCACCGATGGCGGCAGCACCACGATCGACACGCCGTACCCGGCCTCGTTCACCCGTGACACCACGGCCGAGGTCAGCTTCTCCGGCAGCGCCAACACTGATCACACCGAGTGCTCGCTGGATGGCGGCCCCTGGCAGGCGTGCGCCAGCCCGACCACGGTGAACGGCCTGACCGAAGGCGAGCACACCCTCAGGGTTCGTTCGGTCAACGCGCTCGGCAAGGCGAGCGACCAGCCCGCGAGCATCACCTGGACGGTGGACCGCACCCCGGCAGTGGTCGAGATCACCGCCGGACCGTCGGGTCCGACCCCGAACGCTCCGGCCGCGTTCAGTTTCGAGTCGAGCGAGAGCTTCTCGACCTTCGAGTGCAAGCTCGACGGTGGCGACTACGCCCCGTGCAGCTCCCCGTTCGATCTGCCGAACGGCCTGGCGGACGGCTACCACAGCTTCCGGGTTGCGGCGATCGACCGGGCCGGCAACCGTTCCCTCGCTCCGCAGCGGGACTTCAAGCTGATGTCGTCCGCTGCGGCGGCCGAGATCACCTCCGGTCCGGCCGAGGGCTCGACCACCAAGGCCACCGCCGCCAGCTTCGGGATCTCGGCCGCGGCCCCGGTCCCCGGTTTCGAGTGCAAGCTCGACGGCGGTGATTACGGCCCCTGCTCCGACCCGGCCGCGGTAACCGGCCTGACCGACGGCAGCCACACCTTCTCGGTGCGGGCGATCGACGAGGTCGGCAACCGGGGTGCCGCCGCGATCCGCAACTGGACGGTCGACACCACCGCCCCGAGCACGGAGATCACGGCCGGACCCTCCGGCATCAGCGGATCGGCCGGCGCCGAGTTCCGTTTCGCGAGCTCCGAAGCCGGAAGCAGCTTCGAGTGCTCGCTGGACGATGCCGCCTGGCAGGCCTGCAACTCGCCGCTGAACCTGACCGGCCTGACCGAAGGCCCGCACGGTTTCCGGGTTCGGGCGACCGATCAGGCGGGCAACACGGACAGCTCCCCGGACAGCCGTGCCTGGACCGTGGACAGCACCGCGGCGGTACCCGATCCGCCGCTGCCGGACCCCGAGACCCAGCCCTGCGACTTCCGGACGCCGCGGGAACGCTGCGGCGATCCCTATCTGGTCGGGTCGGCCCGATCCTCCTTCCGCAAGAAGCGCGGCAAGGGTTCGATCAGGGTCGACATCGACTCCGGGGCGGTCGCCCTCAAGAGGGTGGTGGCCCGGATGCCTTCCGGACTTGAAACCAGGACCTTCTCCGGTGCAGCCGGGCGCAAGGTCGGCACCGTCACCCTGACCGGATCGAGCCGGAGCAGGGTGACCCTGAAGCTGCCTCGCCGGGTGAAGAAGGGCAACCTGGTCGCCGGCAGTAAGGGCGGAGCGAAGATCACCCTGAATCAGCGTTCGCTGGTTCTGACCAACCTGCCACCGGGCACAACCGGGGTGAAGATCAGACTCAAATCGAGTCGCGGACTGGGCATCTCCGCCTCGGTCTGCGGCACCAAGACCTGGCGGGCGGTCCTGACCGACACCGGTTCGGTGACCAGACTGGTCAGCGCCCAGGGCGACAACAACTGCGTCCGGAAGGGGACCCGATGAACCGCGCACTTCGCTGGCTGGCCCCGCTCGGGCTGGCGTTCCTCCTGGCGTTTGGTCTGGCCGGATCGGCCGCCGCGCAGAAGGTCGGCAACCCCGGGACCTTCAACTTCAAGGTCGATTCCGGCCTGATGAAGGTGAAGACCCAGGAGTTCCCTTTCGACGACGCCCAGAACATCAACTTCAACGGGACCGTGGACCAGAACGGGAACATCAACATCCCGACCATGACCTTCCCGACCTTCCCGATCAGTGCCTCGGGCTTCAACCTGACCGTGTACATCAACGTGGTCGGTCCGACCACCGGCACGATCAACCCGATGACCGGTGCCGCCTCGCTCCGGCTGAAGGTCTGGATCAAGATCGACGGGGTGCCGCTCGGCGGCGGCTGCCGGATCGCCTCGGCAGGCAGTCCGGTTGACGTGAACGCGCTGATCACCGGCACCTCCGCCTTCGGCCAGAACACCCGCACCGGCGTGCCGTACAACCTCTCGACCGGCAAGGTCACACTGGTCAACGCCACCTTCGGGGTGCCGGCCTCCAGCGACTGCGGTCCTGCCGGAGGGACGGTTGACAGCACGGTCGGGCTGCCTTCACCGGCCGGCAACAACCAGGCCGAGTTCAACATCACCACCACGCCGAAGCTGACCCGCGGGATCAACCCGGCCCTGAGCGCCACCCCGGCGACCGGGACCGCGCCGTTCAGCACCACCCTGAACGCCTCGGCCTCCACCGTTGCCGCCGGTCCGGCCACCTACAGGTGGGATTTCACCAACGACGGCACGATCGACCAGACCACGTCCACCCCGACCGCAAATCACACCTACACGGTCGGGGGTACCCCGACCGCCCGGGTGGTGGTCGTGGACAGTGACGGCGACTCGGCCGAAACCACCACCCAGCTCACCGTGAACGCCTACCCGGACCTCGGGATTTCAGCGGCCCACAACGGCAGTTTCCGGGTCGGCAACACCGAGACCTACCGGATCAACCTCCAGAACGCCGGTTACGCCGCCACCTCCGGTCCGGTCAACGTCACCTCGACCCTTCCGGCCGGACTGACCTACGACTCGGTCACCGGTGCCGGCTGGGGCTGCTCCGCTTCCGGCCAGGATCTCACCTGCAGCCGTTCCGCCTCGATCCCGGTCGGCGGCAACGCGTCCGAACTCGGGGTGAACGTGGACGTCGGTGCCGCGGCCCGTCCCTCGGTGACCCCGACCTTCACGGTCCAGGCCGCCGGAGACAACGGTCCCGGCAACAACTCGGCCGCCGACCCGACCCAGGTCACCGCAACCGACCTCAGGCTCAACCTGTCTCACTCGGTTCACGCGATCAAGGTCGGGGCCGATCCGGCCAACCTGATCGAACTCTCGGCCGAGAACGTCGGCGATGCGGCGACCGTCGGCCCGACCGTGATCGAGGATGTCCTGCCGGCCGGTCTCACCCCGGACAGCGCCAGCGGCAACGGCTGGAGCTGCGTGATCAACGGGCAGACGGTCACCTGCACCCGGTCGGCCGCGATCGCTCCCGGCGAAACAACCGATCCGATCACCCTCGCCGTCTCCGGGGTGCTCGACCCCGGGGTGCTCGGTGTGACCGTGAACAACCAGGCCACGGTGACCGCCGCCGATGACGTCGATTCCGCCAACGACACCGCCACCGATCCGACCCTGATCCTCGACGGTCAGGATGTCGGCATCACCAAGTCCCACCTCGGCGAGTTCACCGCCGGTCAGCAGGAGCATTACTCGATCTCGGTCGAGAACTACGGGACCGATCCGACCACCGGGACGACCACGGTCACCGACGTGCTGCCCAACGGCCTGACCTTCGTCGCCGCCGATGGTGGCCCGGACTGGAGCTGCTCCGAGAGTCTCGGTACCGTCACCTGTGATCACAGCGCCCCGCTCGGCGCCGGGGACACCGCCCCGCCGATCGACCTGACCGTCGCGGTCGGGGTGGCGGCGATCCCGGCGGTGACCAACACCGCCACGGTCGCAACCCCGGACGATCCCAACCCGGCCAACGACAGTTCTTCCGACGTGACGGTCGTCAAGGCGATCGATCTCGAGGTCGTCAAGACCCACGCCGGGGTGATCCGGGTGGGGAAGGAAACGACCTACACCCTGGCGGTGAGAAACGCCGGTGACTCCCCGACCAACGGGGTTTCAACCGTGACCGACGTGCTGCCCGCCGGCCTGACCTTCGTCTCGGCCGATGGCGGCCCCGACTGGAGCTGCTCCGAAAACCTCGGGACGGTGACCTGCGACCACGCCGGCGTCCTGGCTCCCGGCCAGAGTGCCACCGGGATCGAACTCAAGGTGGCGGTCGGTCCGGCTGCCGCCCCGGCGGTCACCAACACCGCCACGGTGGCCACCGACGATGATTTCAATCCGGCCAATGACTCGACCTCGGATACCGCCGACGCGATCGACGCCGACACCGCGGTCTCGATCGGCCGCACCGGAACCTTCCGGCCCGGCCAGACCGGCACCTACCAGGTGACGGTCAGAAACGAAGGCTCGGTTCCCACCGCCAACCAGACCGGGGTCGAGGTTTCACTCGGGAACGGCCTCACCTTCGACTCGGTGACCGGCAGCGGCTGGAACTGCACCGAGTCGGGTGGCATCGTGAACTGTGACCGGCCGGCACCGCTGGCGGGCGACACCACCGCCCCGGCGATCAGGATCAAGGTCGCGGTCGGCGCGGGCGCCGTCCCGACGACCACCACCACGGTCAACGCCACCACCGTCGGTGACCGGTACACCCCCAACGACGTGGCCTCCGACACCGCCACGGTGACCGCACCGGACCTGGTGATCACCACGGCACACGAAATGCCCCCCTACCGGGACGGCGACTCCGGCAACGTCACGCACCGGGTGGAGAACGGCGGAACCGGGGCGACCACCGGTCCGATCACCGTGACCGACACGTTGCCGAACGGGATCGATCCGATCGCCGCCACCGGTGTCGGCTGGAGCTGCACGATCAACGGCCAGACTGTGACCTGCGAACGTGACCAGGCCCTGGCGGCCGGTGCGAGCGCCGGCCAGATCTCGATCGAGGTCCGGCCGACCGCCGCCGCGTTCGCCCCCGGTGAGACGACGGCGACGGTGAGCAACAGCGCCACGGTTGCCACCGAGTACGACTCGAACCCGGCCAACGACCAGGTCAGCGACCAAATCGATCTGGTCGCGGTCGATGCCCTGATCGGGATTGACGGACCGGACCAGGTGACGGTCGGCGAGAACATGGAATGGCATCTGATCGTCCAGAACCAGGGGTCCGCTGCGACCCGCGGGACGATCCGGGTCACCGACGTCCTGCCGGACGGTTTCAGCCCCCGCAACTCGGATGGCGACGGCTGGGTCTGCAGCACGGCTGGATCGGTGGTGACCTGTGACACCAACGCCGAGATCGCGCCGGGCGGGGTGCTTCCCCGCCTGACGGTTCGGGCCCGGGTCGGTGCCGACGCGGCCGCCCAGGTGAGCAACCAGGCCGGCGTGAGCGCGGCCGGCGACGTGATCGCCGGCAACAACGAGGTCTCCTTCGACACGGATGTGACCGCCGCGCCCGATCTCGCGGTCGAGCTCGAGTCCCGTGCCCCGGCCTTCCGGGTCGGCAGAACCGGCGGCTACGAGCTGCGGGTGAAGAACGTCGGCAGCAGTCCGGCCGGGGGACCGGTCGAGCTGACGATCGACCTGCCGGCCGGGGCGAGCTTCGCCGGACTCGACCACGGCCAGGGCTGGACCTGCGACGACAGCGTTGCCGGCGAGGTCACCTGCCGGCGCAACTCCCCGATCGAGCCCGACCAGATCTCCGCGCTCGGCTTCCGGCTCGCGTTCGGCAAGTCGGTTGCGGACACGATCACGGTCACCGCATCACTGACCGCTCCGACTGACGGCAATGCCGCCAACGACGAGGCGTCGGCCACCGACCCGGTGAACCGGATCGACCTCGCCCTGACCAGGGTCGCCCAGGGCGCCTGGACCAAGGCCGGAACCGGCCGCTACACGCTCGACGTGAAGAACGCGGGGACTGCCGCCACCGACGGACCGGTGACGATCACCGAAACCCTGCCCTACGGCGCCACCCTGAAATCGGCATCCGGCAGCGGCTGGAGCTGCCAGGTGGACAGGCGCCTGCTGGAATGCGTCAACCCGGGGCCGATCGCCCCGGGCGCCACCTCCCGGCTCGAGATCGAGCTCGACCTCGCCCGTCAGGCGACCTCCCCGGTTGCCGCGAC is a window encoding:
- a CDS encoding Ig-like domain-containing protein, with translation MITATERDVTERTSDREIVRKAVLLAVLVLSAVAFLATSGAGRAEAAAPVIMNTANAPGPSGMSFGKNWLENWTPSDGFRQVRVTLTVKHDPGRRVTGLRIDDDYNGNDDTGSATLRAVTPQQPTVAGGFDYSRVTLTFDVSNSNTGLTCPGLFGGDGVRSRTLTLRIRAQLDDGTQTATSNSDMRLIRADCSGKDDLPRITARSQDQTSINVGQSVNFTFTADDSDAALTTWQEFGGVINWRMRRLSDNTVTAEQSWGTCQNSDNASKTMPVTFNRRGTWVVEAKLRNVNNSCGDPAPGDAGYYMLGTVDVNSPASAGPNVTLNATRPQLNGNTTLSATFSDATADQGEGGRGQFLEWDLDENAGNGVGGFEATNLGDWLTGLTSPFNRNLNTTGFSPGLHSVRVRVTDNGAMSAADNIRRQKIATTQFLVDTPPVALPDSKQTETGSPVSMALAGTDVDGDSLTYSISTPPAHGSISGSGASRTYTPDPGYAGLDSFVFEANDGYGGTGTATVNLRVDPDLDPFTGPSGTVDSRGGQIEFGSHATDPVGATFECQLDSGSWDPCTSPFSVTDLPDGSHTLRTRVTANGLTNPAVGEASWTVDAFPKVTIDDQPDALTDQTSAAVDFTLSEDGATPTPTSECRIDSLDWVPCGSGESWEDLDDGVHTIEIRATDAFGKQFVRSVSWTVLTDGGSTTIDTPYPASFTRDTTAEVSFSGSANTDHTECSLDGGPWQACASPTTVNGLTEGEHTLRVRSVNALGKASDQPASITWTVDRTPAVVEITAGPSGPTPNAPAAFSFESSESFSTFECKLDGGDYAPCSSPFDLPNGLADGYHSFRVAAIDRAGNRSLAPQRDFKLMSSAAAAEITSGPAEGSTTKATAASFGISAAAPVPGFECKLDGGDYGPCSDPAAVTGLTDGSHTFSVRAIDEVGNRGAAAIRNWTVDTTAPSTEITAGPSGISGSAGAEFRFASSEAGSSFECSLDDAAWQACNSPLNLTGLTEGPHGFRVRATDQAGNTDSSPDSRAWTVDSTAAVPDPPLPDPETQPCDFRTPRERCGDPYLVGSARSSFRKKRGKGSIRVDIDSGAVALKRVVARMPSGLETRTFSGAAGRKVGTVTLTGSSRSRVTLKLPRRVKKGNLVAGSKGGAKITLNQRSLVLTNLPPGTTGVKIRLKSSRGLGISASVCGTKTWRAVLTDTGSVTRLVSAQGDNNCVRKGTR
- a CDS encoding PKD domain-containing protein, yielding MNRALRWLAPLGLAFLLAFGLAGSAAAQKVGNPGTFNFKVDSGLMKVKTQEFPFDDAQNINFNGTVDQNGNINIPTMTFPTFPISASGFNLTVYINVVGPTTGTINPMTGAASLRLKVWIKIDGVPLGGGCRIASAGSPVDVNALITGTSAFGQNTRTGVPYNLSTGKVTLVNATFGVPASSDCGPAGGTVDSTVGLPSPAGNNQAEFNITTTPKLTRGINPALSATPATGTAPFSTTLNASASTVAAGPATYRWDFTNDGTIDQTTSTPTANHTYTVGGTPTARVVVVDSDGDSAETTTQLTVNAYPDLGISAAHNGSFRVGNTETYRINLQNAGYAATSGPVNVTSTLPAGLTYDSVTGAGWGCSASGQDLTCSRSASIPVGGNASELGVNVDVGAAARPSVTPTFTVQAAGDNGPGNNSAADPTQVTATDLRLNLSHSVHAIKVGADPANLIELSAENVGDAATVGPTVIEDVLPAGLTPDSASGNGWSCVINGQTVTCTRSAAIAPGETTDPITLAVSGVLDPGVLGVTVNNQATVTAADDVDSANDTATDPTLILDGQDVGITKSHLGEFTAGQQEHYSISVENYGTDPTTGTTTVTDVLPNGLTFVAADGGPDWSCSESLGTVTCDHSAPLGAGDTAPPIDLTVAVGVAAIPAVTNTATVATPDDPNPANDSSSDVTVVKAIDLEVVKTHAGVIRVGKETTYTLAVRNAGDSPTNGVSTVTDVLPAGLTFVSADGGPDWSCSENLGTVTCDHAGVLAPGQSATGIELKVAVGPAAAPAVTNTATVATDDDFNPANDSTSDTADAIDADTAVSIGRTGTFRPGQTGTYQVTVRNEGSVPTANQTGVEVSLGNGLTFDSVTGSGWNCTESGGIVNCDRPAPLAGDTTAPAIRIKVAVGAGAVPTTTTTVNATTVGDRYTPNDVASDTATVTAPDLVITTAHEMPPYRDGDSGNVTHRVENGGTGATTGPITVTDTLPNGIDPIAATGVGWSCTINGQTVTCERDQALAAGASAGQISIEVRPTAAAFAPGETTATVSNSATVATEYDSNPANDQVSDQIDLVAVDALIGIDGPDQVTVGENMEWHLIVQNQGSAATRGTIRVTDVLPDGFSPRNSDGDGWVCSTAGSVVTCDTNAEIAPGGVLPRLTVRARVGADAAAQVSNQAGVSAAGDVIAGNNEVSFDTDVTAAPDLAVELESRAPAFRVGRTGGYELRVKNVGSSPAGGPVELTIDLPAGASFAGLDHGQGWTCDDSVAGEVTCRRNSPIEPDQISALGFRLAFGKSVADTITVTASLTAPTDGNAANDEASATDPVNRIDLALTRVAQGAWTKAGTGRYTLDVKNAGTAATDGPVTITETLPYGATLKSASGSGWSCQVDRRLLECVNPGPIAPGATSRLEIELDLARQATSPVAATSAVATDGDVNPANDTATERIELAGANPAAPGRATFRSGKAPITSSGVITVWMSCPAGAAGKCRGILSLKTAGKIRIRKVGRKYRKGKISLGKGPYVIAPGRSVPVQVPISRKALKAMKLNRTVKVIATATGEGVSKSLARITIRRTR